One window of Rhizobium leguminosarum genomic DNA carries:
- a CDS encoding electron transfer flavoprotein subunit alpha/FixB family protein: MEAETKSPIVSRAGAKKELPKHFRDNRHVWVFIETERGQVHPVSIELLGEGRKLADKLGVQLAGVVVGAAEGVGTLSAIAETFAYGADLAYLVVSPLLSDYRNEPFTKALSDLVILHKPEILLLGATSLGRDLAGSVATTLETGLTADCTTLDVDADGSLAATRPTFGGSLLCTIYTLNCRPQMATVRPRVMATPQRVANTTGPIIRHELMMIEEEIVTKVLGFLPDGQSHRINLAYADIVVAGGLGIGTAENLERVKAVAKTLGGEFGCSRPLVQKGWMGVDRQIGQTGQTIRPKLYLAAGISGAVQHRVGVDGADLIVAINIDSNAPIFDFAHVAVVADAIGLLPALTAAFTRRLVPHNQSMQ; the protein is encoded by the coding sequence ATGGAAGCTGAAACGAAGTCTCCAATCGTCAGCCGTGCCGGCGCCAAGAAGGAGTTACCCAAGCATTTCCGCGACAATCGGCACGTCTGGGTTTTTATCGAGACGGAGCGAGGTCAAGTGCACCCCGTGTCTATCGAGTTGCTCGGTGAAGGGCGCAAGCTTGCCGATAAGCTGGGAGTTCAGCTGGCGGGGGTAGTCGTCGGGGCCGCGGAAGGCGTGGGAACCCTGTCTGCTATTGCAGAGACGTTCGCTTACGGGGCCGATCTTGCCTACCTCGTCGTGTCGCCCCTGCTATCGGACTACCGAAATGAGCCCTTTACCAAAGCTCTCTCAGATCTGGTTATCCTTCATAAACCTGAAATCCTGCTACTCGGCGCAACCTCGCTAGGTCGAGATCTCGCCGGTTCTGTGGCGACTACTTTGGAAACAGGACTTACGGCTGACTGCACCACATTGGACGTCGATGCAGATGGCTCGCTAGCAGCGACCCGGCCGACGTTCGGTGGGTCACTGCTGTGCACGATCTACACGCTCAACTGTCGGCCACAAATGGCGACTGTGCGGCCTCGGGTCATGGCGACCCCGCAGCGAGTGGCAAATACAACTGGCCCCATCATTCGCCACGAACTGATGATGATCGAAGAAGAGATCGTTACAAAGGTTCTTGGTTTCCTACCGGATGGACAATCGCATAGAATCAATCTTGCTTATGCTGACATCGTGGTCGCCGGCGGGCTTGGTATCGGCACTGCCGAGAACCTGGAGCGCGTGAAGGCTGTAGCGAAGACATTGGGCGGTGAATTTGGCTGCTCGCGACCGTTGGTCCAAAAAGGTTGGATGGGGGTTGATCGGCAGATTGGCCAAACGGGTCAGACGATCCGGCCCAAGCTTTACCTAGCGGCGGGGATATCGGGGGCGGTGCAACATCGGGTTGGCGTCGATGGTGCGGATTTGATCGTTGCAATCAATATCGACAGCAATGCGCCTATCTTCGATTTCGCACATGTCGCAGTCGTGGCTGATGCCATCGGTCTTCTGCCGGCATTAACCGCGGCGTTCACCAGGCGATTGGTGCCACATAACCAATCGATGCAATAA
- a CDS encoding 4Fe-4S binding protein: protein MAFKIIASQCTQCGACEFECPSGAISFKTDRFVVDPKVCTECSGESDAPRCRAVCPMPKTCVPA, encoded by the coding sequence ATGGCCTTTAAAATCATCGCATCGCAATGCACCCAATGCGGCGCGTGTGAATTTGAGTGTCCCTCAGGCGCAATCAGTTTCAAAACTGACAGGTTCGTCGTCGATCCTAAAGTATGCACGGAATGTAGTGGAGAGTCCGACGCGCCCAGATGCAGGGCCGTTTGTCCTATGCCGAAAACGTGCGTCCCGGCCTAA
- a CDS encoding electron transfer flavoprotein subunit beta/FixA family protein: MHIVVCIKQVPDSAQIRVHPVTNTIMRQGVPTIINPYDLFALEEAFKLRDRYGGEVTVLTMGPPMAKQALEKALAYGADRAVLLSDRHFAGSDTLATSFAISRAISKIGRSRTPEIVLAGKQTIDGDTAQVGPGIAKRLEMQQLTYATKIVSVDLHAREIAVERRSEGGTQMLKSRLPCLITVLEGVNTIRRGSIADALRAAHSRIPTWRAGDVGIEELGNCGLRGSPTVVKRVFAPSPRADKAIRIEAIEKDSDQVADDVIALILEHHPALEASFYLNGLT; this comes from the coding sequence ATGCATATCGTGGTTTGCATTAAGCAAGTGCCGGATTCCGCACAGATCCGGGTTCATCCGGTTACGAACACCATCATGCGCCAAGGCGTACCGACAATCATCAATCCTTACGATCTTTTCGCCTTGGAAGAAGCTTTCAAACTGCGCGACCGCTATGGGGGTGAGGTTACTGTTCTTACCATGGGCCCACCGATGGCAAAACAAGCGCTGGAGAAGGCTCTCGCATATGGCGCAGATCGAGCAGTGCTCCTGAGCGACCGTCACTTCGCCGGCTCGGACACCTTGGCAACTTCGTTTGCAATCTCGCGGGCAATCTCAAAAATTGGTCGCAGCCGCACGCCTGAAATCGTCCTTGCTGGTAAGCAGACCATCGATGGCGATACTGCGCAGGTGGGGCCGGGGATTGCGAAGCGTCTCGAAATGCAACAACTGACCTACGCAACGAAAATTGTTTCAGTCGATCTGCATGCCCGAGAGATCGCAGTGGAGCGTCGCTCGGAAGGCGGCACCCAAATGCTGAAGAGCAGACTGCCATGCTTGATCACTGTCCTTGAAGGCGTCAACACCATCCGCCGCGGCTCTATCGCGGATGCCTTGCGTGCCGCACACTCGAGAATACCCACTTGGCGTGCCGGCGACGTCGGGATTGAGGAATTAGGCAACTGTGGTTTGCGAGGATCGCCTACAGTCGTTAAGCGCGTATTCGCCCCCAGCCCGCGAGCCGATAAAGCAATCCGAATCGAAGCAATCGAAAAAGACAGCGATCAGGTGGCTGACGATGTCATCGCATTGATCCTCGAGCACCACCCCGCGTTGGAAGCGAGCTTTTACCTGAATGGCCTCACGTGA
- the nifD gene encoding nitrogenase molybdenum-iron protein alpha chain: protein MSLDYQNDSAANTRIIGEVLLQYPDKAAKRRKKHLGVAKGKEGGQGSDAPCETEVKSNIKSIPGVMTVRGCAYAGSKGVVWGPIKDMVHISHGPVGCGQYSWSQRRNYYVGLTGVNAFVTMQFTSDFQEKDIVFGGDKKLEKLIDEVEELFPLNNGVSLQSECPIGLIGDDIEAVARKKAKEYNKAIVPVRCEGFRGVSQSLGHHIANDAIRDWVFDKRDAPFEQGPNDVNVIGDYNIGGDAWASRILLQDIGLRVVSIWSGDATLAEVERAPKAQLNLIHCYRSMNYISRHMEEKYGIPWMEYNFFGPSQIEASLRNIAAFFGPETEERAEALIATYQPLVHAVTEKYLPRLDGKRVMLYVGGLRPRHVITAYEDLGMEIVGTGYEFGHGDDYERTSHYVKKGTLIYDDVTGYELEKFIEATRPDLVGSGIKEKYPVQKMGIPFRQMHSWDYSGPYHGYDGFAIFARDMDLAINNPVWGLYGAPWKKPRCHHNCNPCRCSQNGE, encoded by the coding sequence ATGAGCCTTGACTACCAGAATGACAGTGCTGCCAACACACGGATAATCGGCGAGGTACTCTTACAATATCCAGATAAGGCGGCCAAGCGCCGCAAGAAGCACCTTGGCGTCGCCAAGGGAAAAGAGGGAGGGCAGGGCTCAGATGCGCCGTGCGAAACTGAGGTAAAATCCAACATCAAGTCTATTCCGGGCGTGATGACCGTTCGCGGCTGCGCTTATGCCGGCTCCAAGGGCGTAGTGTGGGGTCCAATCAAGGATATGGTCCACATATCCCATGGGCCTGTCGGTTGCGGGCAATATTCCTGGTCGCAACGCCGCAATTATTACGTGGGCCTGACAGGTGTCAACGCGTTTGTGACCATGCAGTTCACCTCTGACTTCCAGGAAAAAGATATCGTTTTTGGCGGCGACAAGAAGCTCGAGAAGCTGATCGATGAAGTTGAGGAGCTGTTTCCCCTAAATAATGGTGTCAGCTTGCAGTCCGAGTGTCCCATTGGATTAATTGGAGACGACATAGAAGCTGTGGCTCGAAAGAAGGCCAAGGAGTACAATAAAGCGATCGTACCTGTGCGATGTGAGGGCTTTCGTGGGGTTTCGCAATCGCTCGGCCATCACATTGCCAACGACGCGATACGAGACTGGGTCTTTGATAAGCGGGACGCTCCTTTCGAGCAAGGGCCAAATGACGTCAACGTCATTGGTGATTATAATATCGGTGGCGATGCATGGGCTTCACGCATTCTCCTGCAGGATATAGGTTTGCGGGTGGTCAGTATCTGGTCGGGAGATGCCACACTCGCCGAGGTGGAGCGCGCACCAAAAGCCCAGCTAAACCTCATTCACTGCTACCGCTCCATGAATTACATCTCTCGGCATATGGAGGAAAAGTACGGCATCCCCTGGATGGAGTACAACTTCTTTGGTCCTTCCCAGATAGAAGCCTCTCTGCGCAATATTGCCGCGTTTTTTGGGCCGGAGACAGAGGAGAGGGCCGAGGCGCTCATTGCCACGTATCAACCTCTCGTCCATGCCGTGACGGAGAAGTACCTTCCGCGCCTTGATGGCAAAAGGGTGATGCTTTACGTGGGTGGATTGCGTCCCCGCCACGTCATCACAGCCTACGAAGATCTTGGAATGGAGATCGTCGGTACTGGCTACGAATTTGGGCATGGTGACGATTACGAGCGCACCAGCCACTATGTCAAAAAAGGAACGCTTATCTACGATGACGTGACCGGTTACGAGCTCGAGAAATTCATCGAGGCGACTCGCCCCGACCTCGTCGGGTCGGGCATCAAGGAGAAATACCCGGTGCAAAAAATGGGCATACCGTTTCGTCAAATGCACTCTTGGGATTATTCTGGTCCGTATCACGGTTATGATGGCTTTGCCATCTTTGCGCGAGACATGGATCTTGCCATCAACAATCCAGTCTGGGGCCTCTATGGCGCGCCGTGGAAAAAACCGCGCTGTCATCATAACTGCAACCCCTGCCGCTGCAGCCAAAATGGCGAATAA
- the nifB gene encoding nitrogenase cofactor biosynthesis protein NifB yields the protein MSRGMNRRATTSTAPDAREGKATIFDGCAPSSSSELNAIDPAIIDRIKDHPCFSRGAHLYFARMHLAVAPACNIQCNYCNRKYDCANENRPGVASDRLTPDQALRLAMAVASEVPQLSVVGIAGPGDACYDWKKTKATLAAIGREIPDIKLCISTNGLALPEHVDELANMNVGHVTITINMVDPSIGTKIYPWIFHHGRRYNGIDAARILHERQMLGLEMLTERGILTKVNSVMIPGVNDQHLVEVNKWVKDRGALIHNVVPLISETSQGTFYSLNGQRCPTPSELNALRDRLEGGTMVMRHCRQCRADAVGLLSDERASEFTLDQLPAEASYDSGKRRAYRELIERERQGQTSETRDAITAVVSARSDAPLLIAVTTKGEGLINEHFGHAHEVHIYSVSQKGIRLIGHRKIDRYCLSGGGEFTTVDAIIDALAGVDLLLCSQIGYSPINRLAYRGIRATAALGHGYIEQAIGALYAPGIALKL from the coding sequence ATGTCCAGAGGGATGAATAGGCGTGCGACCACAAGCACAGCACCTGACGCCCGCGAGGGGAAGGCAACAATCTTCGACGGTTGCGCCCCTTCGTCCAGTTCAGAGTTGAATGCTATAGATCCAGCGATCATCGACAGGATCAAAGACCACCCTTGCTTCTCGCGAGGAGCGCATCTGTATTTCGCGCGCATGCATCTGGCGGTAGCGCCAGCCTGCAACATCCAGTGCAACTACTGCAATCGAAAATACGACTGCGCAAACGAAAACAGGCCAGGAGTGGCGTCAGATAGGCTCACTCCCGACCAGGCGCTACGCCTGGCCATGGCTGTCGCCAGCGAAGTGCCGCAGCTTTCGGTGGTTGGCATCGCCGGGCCAGGCGATGCCTGCTACGATTGGAAGAAGACAAAAGCAACGCTCGCAGCGATCGGCAGGGAGATTCCTGACATCAAGCTCTGCATCTCGACCAATGGCCTCGCACTGCCTGAACATGTGGACGAGCTTGCCAACATGAATGTCGGGCACGTAACGATCACCATCAATATGGTAGATCCGAGCATAGGAACGAAGATCTACCCCTGGATATTCCATCATGGCCGACGCTACAACGGCATAGACGCGGCAAGAATCCTTCATGAGAGGCAGATGCTGGGGCTCGAAATGCTGACAGAACGGGGGATCCTCACCAAGGTCAATTCGGTGATGATACCAGGCGTCAACGACCAGCATCTCGTCGAAGTCAATAAGTGGGTCAAGGACAGGGGAGCGTTGATACACAACGTAGTACCTCTTATTTCAGAGACCTCCCAAGGTACTTTTTATAGTCTGAACGGTCAGCGTTGCCCTACGCCATCTGAACTAAACGCACTTCGAGACCGCCTCGAAGGCGGAACGATGGTCATGCGCCACTGTCGACAGTGTCGTGCCGATGCAGTCGGTCTGCTAAGTGATGAGCGCGCAAGTGAATTCACCCTGGACCAACTCCCAGCGGAAGCTTCCTATGACAGCGGCAAGCGCCGCGCCTATCGCGAGTTGATCGAGCGCGAACGACAGGGCCAAACATCGGAAACCAGGGACGCGATCACAGCAGTTGTCTCAGCTCGGTCTGACGCACCTCTCCTTATTGCTGTAACCACTAAAGGTGAGGGGCTTATCAACGAACATTTCGGTCATGCGCATGAAGTACATATTTACTCTGTCAGTCAAAAAGGCATCCGGTTGATAGGTCACCGGAAGATCGACCGGTACTGCCTTAGCGGCGGGGGCGAGTTCACTACAGTCGACGCCATTATCGATGCGCTCGCAGGCGTTGATTTGCTGCTTTGTTCTCAGATCGGCTATAGCCCAATAAATAGACTTGCATACCGGGGCATTCGGGCAACCGCCGCTCTTGGCCACGGCTACATCGAGCAGGCCATCGGTGCTCTCTATGCCCCGGGCATCGCGCTGAAGCTTTAG
- a CDS encoding AAA family ATPase: MAGTERFVWQKLRRHFGTDDLTSLVSSRREFTAHLLPDLQSVIEDQLEPWSPELFGFYQKYEINRMKLSDLTISKDDAVWLAPVQRQDIDIGEDKPYASLNNGLWLIRVDDGIHVAIMLSKFLTDYGPQVQIEIGHLPCEQGQAFAKRFMHAVQAKGTRSRYYRGKAVSLEFSGPCRGTAETMRVHKLPAVSRDNLVLSKATMDQLERHIFDFVRYREELKRLGQSGRKGILLHGHPGTGKTHIIHHIAANLPDHTTILVTAEQMLNIGEYFALARILQPCVLVLEDVDLVGRSRENISGLKAETRLNRLLNEVDGLGTDGDIFTIMTTNRVDALEEALALRSGRVDVSLEIPLPDDDCRERLIKAYGHVLNFQGEALAEVVSRSNGGSAAYVKEMVRRLVQQNIALGGSLVISREDVVAVFADAEPVINPLKRNEEMVRIHILEEDDCGCC, from the coding sequence ATGGCTGGAACTGAACGTTTTGTGTGGCAGAAACTCCGTCGCCACTTCGGTACCGACGATTTGACAAGTCTTGTGAGCTCGCGCCGGGAGTTTACCGCACATCTTCTGCCAGATCTGCAATCCGTTATTGAGGATCAGCTCGAACCTTGGTCCCCCGAGCTCTTTGGCTTCTATCAAAAGTACGAGATCAACCGGATGAAGCTGTCAGACTTGACGATTTCCAAGGATGACGCTGTGTGGCTGGCGCCCGTGCAGCGTCAGGACATCGACATCGGTGAAGATAAGCCATATGCATCGCTCAACAACGGTCTTTGGCTGATCAGGGTCGACGACGGCATTCATGTAGCAATCATGCTGTCGAAGTTTCTCACCGACTATGGGCCACAGGTCCAGATCGAAATAGGCCATCTTCCTTGCGAGCAGGGTCAGGCCTTCGCCAAGCGCTTTATGCACGCAGTCCAGGCGAAGGGCACGAGATCCAGATATTATCGCGGTAAGGCTGTCTCTTTAGAGTTCTCTGGCCCGTGTAGGGGAACGGCGGAAACAATGCGGGTGCACAAGCTTCCTGCTGTTAGTCGGGACAACCTCGTGCTCTCCAAGGCGACCATGGACCAGCTCGAGAGGCACATTTTCGATTTTGTAAGATATCGGGAGGAACTGAAGCGCCTTGGCCAATCGGGACGCAAGGGCATTCTGCTCCATGGGCATCCAGGCACCGGCAAGACCCATATCATCCATCATATTGCTGCCAACCTGCCCGATCACACCACAATTCTCGTCACGGCTGAGCAGATGCTGAACATTGGGGAATACTTCGCGCTGGCTCGCATTCTGCAGCCATGCGTCCTGGTGCTTGAGGATGTCGATCTGGTTGGCCGTTCGCGCGAGAATATTTCTGGGCTAAAGGCGGAAACCCGCCTGAACCGTCTGTTGAACGAAGTCGACGGTCTTGGCACCGACGGGGATATTTTCACCATCATGACCACGAACCGGGTGGACGCCCTCGAGGAGGCGCTTGCCTTACGATCCGGCCGCGTAGATGTCTCTCTTGAGATCCCACTCCCCGATGACGACTGCCGCGAGCGGCTGATCAAGGCCTATGGCCATGTGCTGAACTTTCAAGGCGAGGCTTTGGCCGAGGTCGTCTCCCGCTCAAACGGTGGCTCCGCGGCTTATGTCAAGGAGATGGTGCGCCGTCTCGTCCAGCAAAACATTGCGCTGGGCGGCAGCCTCGTCATCTCGCGGGAAGATGTGGTGGCGGTCTTCGCCGACGCTGAACCTGTGATCAACCCGCTCAAGAGGAATGAGGAAATGGTGAGGATACACATTCTCGAAGAGGACGATTGCGGCTGCTGCTGA
- the nifT gene encoding putative nitrogen fixation protein NifT yields MKATIRRNGLGLSIYISRKDVEEPVVAVENEDMWGGLVLLGKGLLLALPNFPLNTSLPLTIEARKRSIGAEAGGPNSTLR; encoded by the coding sequence ATGAAAGCGACGATAAGGAGAAATGGGCTCGGCTTGTCGATCTATATTTCCAGAAAGGATGTCGAGGAGCCGGTTGTTGCTGTTGAGAATGAAGACATGTGGGGCGGACTTGTACTGTTGGGGAAGGGATTGCTCCTAGCCCTCCCAAACTTCCCGCTGAATACCAGCTTGCCCCTAACGATCGAGGCGAGGAAGCGATCCATCGGGGCTGAAGCAGGCGGGCCGAACTCGACCCTCCGGTAA
- a CDS encoding ferredoxin family protein has translation MKAIIRQRVEDKLYQNRYLVDPCRPHISVRKHVFPSPNLLALTQVCPAKCYQLNDRGQVTIVTDGCLECGTCWVLCGATGEISWKYPRGGFGVLFKFG, from the coding sequence ATGAAGGCCATCATTAGACAGCGCGTCGAGGACAAGCTTTACCAGAACCGATATCTGGTTGATCCGTGTCGCCCACACATCTCGGTCCGGAAGCACGTATTTCCAAGCCCAAACCTGCTCGCATTGACACAAGTCTGTCCCGCGAAATGTTACCAGCTGAACGACAGAGGTCAGGTGACGATTGTTACCGACGGCTGCTTGGAATGCGGGACATGCTGGGTGTTATGCGGAGCCACTGGCGAAATTAGTTGGAAGTATCCACGAGGCGGGTTCGGCGTTCTCTTCAAGTTTGGATGA
- the nifH gene encoding nitrogenase iron protein, translating into MAALRQIAFYGKGGIGKSTTSQNTLAALVELRQKILIVGCDPKADSTRLILNSKAQDTVLHLAATKGSVEDLELGDVLKIGYRGIKCVESGGPEPGVGCAGRGVITSINFLEENGAYDDVDYVSYDVLGDVVCGGFAMPIRENKAQEIYIVMSGEMMALYAANNIARGILKYATAGSVRLGGLICNERQTDRELDLAEALAAKLNSKLIHFVPRDNIVQHAELRKMTVIQYAPHSKQAAEYRMLAEKIHSNSGKGTIPTPITMEELEDMLLDFGIMKSDQQMLEELLANEGQAVS; encoded by the coding sequence ATGGCTGCTCTACGTCAGATCGCGTTTTACGGGAAGGGAGGCATTGGCAAATCAACTACCTCCCAAAATACCCTCGCCGCCCTTGTCGAACTCCGGCAGAAAATACTCATCGTCGGATGCGACCCCAAGGCGGATTCCACGCGATTGATCCTGAACTCCAAGGCACAGGATACCGTCCTGCATCTGGCCGCAACGAAGGGTTCAGTTGAGGATCTGGAACTCGGCGATGTGCTCAAGATCGGCTATCGAGGCATAAAATGCGTGGAGTCTGGCGGTCCTGAACCTGGCGTCGGTTGCGCCGGAAGAGGCGTTATCACCTCGATAAACTTCTTGGAAGAAAACGGCGCTTATGACGATGTCGACTACGTCTCATATGACGTTCTCGGCGACGTGGTGTGCGGGGGCTTTGCTATGCCCATACGGGAGAACAAGGCCCAGGAAATCTACATCGTCATGTCCGGCGAGATGATGGCCCTTTATGCGGCAAACAACATTGCGAGAGGAATTCTCAAATATGCCACCGCCGGAAGCGTGCGACTGGGCGGCCTGATTTGTAACGAACGGCAAACCGATCGAGAATTAGACCTCGCTGAAGCGCTGGCTGCCAAGCTCAACTCCAAGCTCATCCACTTCGTGCCGCGGGACAACATTGTCCAGCACGCGGAGCTTAGAAAGATGACGGTGATCCAATATGCCCCCCACTCCAAACAGGCGGCGGAATACCGAATGCTGGCTGAGAAGATCCACTCCAATTCGGGCAAGGGCACTATCCCTACTCCTATCACCATGGAGGAACTGGAAGACATGCTTCTCGACTTCGGAATCATGAAGTCGGACCAGCAAATGCTTGAAGAACTTCTCGCCAACGAGGGGCAGGCGGTGTCCTAA
- a CDS encoding FAD-dependent oxidoreductase, producing the protein MRNEKFDAIVVGAGMSGNAAAYAMAVRGLKVLQLERGEYPGSKNVQGAILYADALEEIIPNFREDAPLERHLIEQRFWIMDSMSHTGIHYRSDDFNQRRPNRYTIIRAQFDKWFSARVREAGCTVLCETMATKLIKDSNGSVKGVYTDRTGESILADVVVLAEGVNGFLGTRGHLRETPKPDSVALAVKEMHFLPEDVIAERFGLTAGEGCVIEAGGTISRGIPGLGFLYTNKESISIGIGCLVSGLAATMEKPYDILDAFKHHPSIRPLIAGSEVKEYAAHLIPEGGFRAIPQLFGNGWVVVGDAAQLNNAAHREGSNLAMTSGYLAGRAIADVKDHGRSMVKANLSLYKSMLYESFVIKDLMKHKDMPRFLHANCQSFFVHYPKLMSQAAQSFVRVDGTSKLEKEKATSAAFFKARSGWGLISDTVRLARAWR; encoded by the coding sequence ATGAGGAACGAGAAATTCGACGCGATCGTGGTCGGGGCCGGTATGTCGGGTAATGCGGCCGCCTATGCGATGGCCGTTCGCGGCCTGAAAGTGCTTCAGCTGGAGCGCGGCGAGTACCCGGGTTCGAAGAACGTTCAAGGAGCTATATTGTATGCTGACGCACTGGAGGAGATCATTCCGAACTTTCGCGAAGACGCTCCTCTTGAACGCCATTTAATCGAGCAGCGTTTCTGGATCATGGACAGCATGTCGCATACCGGCATACACTATCGGTCGGATGATTTTAACCAACGGAGGCCGAACCGATACACGATTATCCGTGCTCAATTCGATAAATGGTTTTCGGCCAGGGTGCGTGAGGCCGGATGCACGGTTCTCTGCGAGACAATGGCCACAAAACTGATCAAGGATTCCAATGGCAGCGTTAAAGGCGTCTACACCGACCGCACCGGCGAAAGCATTCTTGCCGATGTCGTGGTGCTTGCTGAGGGGGTGAACGGCTTCCTCGGAACACGGGGACATTTACGTGAAACTCCCAAGCCAGACAGCGTTGCACTTGCTGTGAAAGAGATGCATTTCCTGCCCGAAGACGTTATCGCCGAACGCTTCGGCCTGACTGCTGGCGAAGGTTGTGTGATCGAGGCAGGCGGCACAATCTCGCGTGGAATACCTGGGCTTGGCTTCCTCTATACCAACAAGGAGTCTATCTCAATTGGGATAGGATGCCTCGTTTCCGGTTTGGCTGCAACCATGGAAAAGCCGTATGATATCCTTGACGCCTTCAAACACCATCCCTCGATCCGGCCATTGATCGCTGGATCGGAGGTCAAGGAATATGCTGCGCATCTCATTCCGGAAGGCGGCTTTAGAGCTATTCCGCAACTTTTCGGCAATGGCTGGGTCGTGGTAGGAGATGCGGCCCAGCTAAACAACGCGGCGCACCGTGAGGGCTCGAATCTCGCAATGACGTCGGGTTATCTGGCAGGCCGAGCGATTGCTGATGTGAAGGATCATGGTCGCTCAATGGTGAAGGCCAACTTGTCTCTGTACAAGAGCATGCTCTATGAATCCTTCGTGATCAAAGACCTGATGAAGCATAAAGACATGCCTAGGTTTCTCCACGCGAACTGCCAAAGTTTCTTTGTTCATTATCCGAAATTGATGTCACAAGCTGCGCAAAGTTTCGTCCGCGTCGACGGGACGTCAAAGCTTGAAAAAGAAAAGGCCACGTCTGCTGCCTTCTTCAAAGCACGATCCGGGTGGGGATTAATTTCGGACACAGTCCGGCTCGCCCGCGCGTGGCGCTAA
- the nifA gene encoding nif-specific transcriptional activator NifA, which produces MRRSNDETLSRSASSSGAEIVGESAALKEVIKIAEVVASCNSSVLLRGESGTGKEVFARLIHERSSRREKPFVKLNCAALSAGVLESELFGHEKGAFTGASSQKTGRFELADGGTLMLDEIGEISGEFQAKLLRVLQEGEFERVGGTRTLKVNVRLICATNKDLETAVAAGEFRVDLYYRINVVSITLPPLRERDGDIPRLAKEFLQRFNRKNGRSLSFASSALDILSKCEFPGNIRELQNCVERNATLAGSSVIVPADLACQQGRCYSMLLKKAVAARDSKDAVVRDERALLGGSTDAAYSAVAARGDSGLIDLQQLEQAMRKAGGVQARAARYLGRTPRQVGYAMRRHGLKREIF; this is translated from the coding sequence GTGAGGCGATCTAATGATGAGACGCTATCCAGATCCGCATCGTCGTCGGGTGCTGAGATTGTTGGCGAGAGTGCCGCGCTGAAGGAAGTTATTAAGATCGCCGAGGTGGTGGCGAGTTGCAACTCATCCGTGTTATTGAGAGGTGAGAGCGGCACAGGCAAAGAAGTTTTTGCGAGGCTGATACACGAGCGTTCGTCGCGCCGCGAGAAACCCTTCGTGAAGTTGAATTGCGCTGCGCTGTCGGCAGGCGTTCTGGAATCGGAACTCTTCGGGCATGAGAAAGGCGCCTTCACTGGCGCGTCGTCGCAGAAAACCGGCCGTTTTGAACTGGCGGACGGCGGAACTTTGATGCTGGATGAAATAGGAGAAATCTCGGGCGAATTTCAGGCCAAGTTGCTACGGGTCTTACAGGAAGGTGAATTTGAGCGTGTTGGCGGGACCAGGACATTGAAAGTAAACGTTAGGCTGATTTGCGCTACTAACAAGGATCTTGAAACGGCCGTGGCGGCGGGAGAATTCAGAGTCGACCTGTATTATCGGATCAACGTTGTCTCTATCACATTACCACCACTCAGGGAGCGCGACGGCGACATTCCGCGTTTAGCCAAAGAATTTCTGCAGCGTTTCAATAGGAAAAACGGCCGTTCGTTAAGCTTCGCATCCTCGGCGCTGGATATCCTTTCCAAATGCGAGTTCCCAGGCAATATTCGTGAGCTGCAAAACTGCGTAGAGAGAAATGCAACTCTTGCAGGTTCAAGCGTGATCGTTCCTGCAGATCTCGCCTGTCAACAGGGTCGATGCTATTCCATGCTTCTCAAAAAGGCAGTCGCCGCCCGGGATAGCAAGGACGCGGTCGTTCGAGATGAAAGGGCGTTATTGGGAGGGTCGACCGATGCTGCCTACTCCGCGGTAGCCGCAAGGGGAGATTCCGGTCTGATCGACCTACAGCAGCTGGAACAGGCCATGAGGAAGGCGGGGGGGGTTCAGGCAAGAGCTGCGCGGTACCTCGGCCGTACGCCGCGACAGGTCGGTTATGCGATGCGGCGTCACGGCCTTAAGCGAGAGATTTTCTAG